One stretch of Zingiber officinale cultivar Zhangliang chromosome 6B, Zo_v1.1, whole genome shotgun sequence DNA includes these proteins:
- the LOC121990447 gene encoding PHD and RING finger domain-containing protein 1-like: MNSVVGDGLKTLDKSKPKMEIDLMPPELRRLLKREKDRKQRFKRRRALEKLQLEGEWEYKRMYKRLNTKYEGKAKIEAEEEEEKEHTCGICFSGSRRSIRGRINSCDHYFCFVCIMEWAKIETSCPLCKRHFESICRPPVRGVFRFKRVVDVPVRRQVNHRRDLDPYEYIPCSFCSACDHRRRLLVCGLCDLGIHRSCVGLGDPLPRQGNWYCPDCTICKDWHSRPDSCLQNGSSSQTLNQSRTDDPESIRKAWEMMELGSS, from the exons ATGAATTCTGTGGTTGGAGATGGTCTGAAAACCCTAGACAAGAGCAAGCCGAAGATGGAGATTGATCTAATGCCGCCCGAGCTCCGGCGATTACTAAAGAGGGAGAAGGATCGGAAGCAACGGTTCAAGCGCCGGAGAGCCCTTGAAAAGCTCCAATTGGAGGGAGAGTGGGAATACAAGCGGATGTACAAGCGCCTGAACACCAAATACGAAGGCAAGGCGAAGATTGAagcggaggaggaagaggagaaagagcATACGTGCGGCATCTGCTTTTCGGGTTCCAGGAGGTCGATCCGCGGCCGAATCAATAGCTGCGACCACTATTTCTGCTTCGTCTGCATCATGGAGTGGGCCAAAATCGAGACGAGTTGCCCCCTCTGCAAACGTCACTTTGAATCCATCTGCCGCCCTCCGGTGCGCGGCGTCTTCCGCTTTAAGCGGGTGGTCGATGTCCCCGTCCGCCGTCAG GTTAACCATCGACGAGATCTTGATCCATATGAATATATTCCCTGCAGTTTTTGCTCCGCTTGTGACCACAGAAGACGACTGCTGGTTTGTGGTCTATGTGATTTGGGTATTCATAGAAGTTGTGTTGGTTTGGGGGATCCTTTACCTCGGCAGGGTAATTGGTACTGCCCTGACTGCACTATTTGTAAGGATTGGCATTCGAGACCTGACTCTTGCCTTCAAAATGGCAGCTCATCTCAAACCCTAAACCAGAGTAGGACAGATGATCCAGAATCTATCAGGAAAGCATGGGAAATGATGGAACTTGGCTCTAGCTGA
- the LOC121991262 gene encoding uncharacterized protein LOC121991262, whose product MGDQSLGLSAYQKTCGHSEQNPRATSGFGEANRLMVEWFATRKTGTANAYDFFMTRGPEVAWASMVWRPKIMPKHRFFLWLLAHERLQTTDRLSYEENKICVLCHGQDESNDHVFFDCPVTRVLWNKVRSWLEINHDVNSVTELFHILGQHYKGASRKIKARYVEISSMIYVLWEIRNRCRYEGMTPDIIRMLKKIQIHVYRFVDFSRN is encoded by the coding sequence ATGGGAGATCAAAGCCTCGGACTCTCCGCTTATCAAAAGACTTGTGGGCATTCGGAACAAAATCCAAGGGCTACAAGTGGATTTGGAGAGGCAAACAGATTGATGGTTGAGTGGTTTGCGACGAGGAAAACTGGGACGGCAAATGCATATGACTTCTTTATGACGAGAGGTCCTGAAGTGGCATGGGCATCAATGGTTTGGAGGCCGAAGATTATGCCAAAGCATCGATTCTTTCTTTGGTTACTTGCCCATGAGAGACTACAAACAACTGATAGATTGTCATATGAAGAAAACAAGATATGTGTACTTTGCCACGGTCAAGACGAGTCGAATGATCATGTGTTCTTTGATTGCCCTGTTACACGTGTTCTTTGGAACAAGGTGAGAAGTTGGCTAGAGATAAATCATGATGTTAACTCTGTGACAGAGTTATTTCACATTCTTGGTCAACACTACAAAGGAGCAAGTCGGAAAATAAAAGCTCGGTATGTTGAAATTTCTAGTATGATATATGTTTTGTGGGAAATCCGTAATAGATGCCGCTATGAGGGAATGACTCCTGATATTATTAGGATGTTGAAGAAAATTCAAATTCATGTTTATCGTTTTGTGGACTTCTCTAGAAATTAA
- the LOC121990446 gene encoding mitotic checkpoint protein BUB3.1-like, protein MSTATTTPTGGRELSQPPSDGISNLRFSNHSDLLLVSSWDKTLRLYDVGENVLKAEFLHAGPVLDCCFHDDSSGFSASADHTVRRYAFGSGKEDFLGRHDAPVRCVEYSYAAGQVITGSWDKTLKCWDPRGANSSDRALVGTYLQPERVYSLSLVGYRLVVATAGRHVNVYDLRNMSQPEQRRESSLKYQTRSVRCYPNGTGFALSSIEGRVAMEFFDLSEAAQAKKYAFKCHRKSEAGRDIVYPVNAMAFHPIYGTFATGGCDGYVNVWDGNNKKRLYQYSKYPTSIAALSFSRDGLLLAVASSYTYEEGEILHEPDAIFVRNINEVEVKPKPKALPVPPP, encoded by the exons ATGAGCACCGCCACCACTACGCCGACCGGCGGGCGCGAGCTCTCCCAGCCTCCCTCCGATGGCATCTCTAATCTGCGCTTCTCCAACCACAGCGACCTCCTACTCGTGTCTTCGTGGGATAAG ACTCTTCGTCTTTACGATGTCGGTGAGAACGTTCTTAAGGCGGAGTTCTTGCATGCTGGTCCCGTCCTTGATTGCTGCTTTCATGATGATTCATCGGGGTTCAGTGCCAGTGCTGATCATACCGTGAGAAG GTATGCCTTTGGTTCTGGTAAGGAGGATTTTTTAGGACGTCATGATGCTCCTGTTCGATGTGTGGAATACTCTTATGCAGCAG GTCAGGTTATTACTGGAAGTTGGGATAAGACATTGAAATGCTGGGATCCCAGAGGTGCTAACAGCTCAGATCGTGCACTTGTTGGAACATATCTGCAACCTGAGAGAGTTTATTCCCTCTCTCTTGTTGGTTACCGTTTAGTAGTTGCTACTGCTGGAAGGCATGTGAATGTGTATGATTTGCGGAATATGTCCCAACCAGAACAACGAAGGGAATCATCATTGAAATATCAAACCAGATCTGTTCGTTGTTATCCAAATGGCACAG GCTTTGCTCTCAGTTCTATTGAAGGTCGAGTAGCAATGGAGTTCTTCGATCTGTCTGAAGCTGCACAAGCTAAGAA GTATGCATTCAAGTGTCATCGGAAATCTGAAGCCGGAAGGGATATTGTTTATCCTGTTAATGCAATGGCATTCCATCCGAT ATATGGCACGTTTGCTACTGGTGGGTGTGACGGTTATGTTAATGTGTGGGATGGCAATAATAAGAAAAGACTTTATCAG TATTCAAAATACCCAACTAGCATTGCTGCATTATCCTTCAGCAGAGACGGCCTGCTGCTTGCTGTAGCCTCAAGCTATACATATGAGGAAGGCGAGATCCT ACATGAGCCTGATGCCATCTTTGTTCGAAACATAAACGAAGTTGAAGTCAAGCCAAAACCCAAGGCTTTGCCCGTTCCACCTCCTTAG